The Avibacterium sp. 20-132 genome segment GTTTTGGTAGTAAAGGGTTTTCACGCCGTATTTGTAAGCGGTTAATAAATCTTTTAACAACACTTTCATCGGTACTTTGCCTTCTTCAAAACGTTGTGGATCGTAGTTGGTGTTGGCTGAAATAGATTGATCTACAAATTTTTGCATAATACCTACGAGGTGTAAGTAGCCATCATTATTTGGAATATCCCATAATAACTCGTAGTTTTCACTTAAGTTTTCATAATCTGGTACAACTTGTTTGAGGATACCGTCTTTTGACGCTTTGATGCTGACGTGTCCACGCGGTGGTTCAATGCCGTTGGTTGCATTGGAAATTTGCGATGATGTTTCTGATGGCATCAGTGCGGTTAGTGTTGAGTTGCGCAAACCAAAGGTTTTAATGTCTTGGCGTAGGCTTTCCCAATCGTAATGTAATGGCTCTTGAGTGAGTGTATCCACATCTTTTTTATAGGTATCAATCGGTAAAATACCTTGGGCGTAAGTGGTTTGATCGAAATACTCACAAGCCCCCATTTCTTTCGCAAGGTTCATTGAGGCTTTTAATAAATAGTATTGAATGGCTTCAAAAGTGCGGTGCGTGAGATCGTTAGCACTGCCGTCTGAATAACGCACGCCATTTTTAGCTAAATAATAAGCAAAGTTGATCACGCCAATTCCTAAAGATCGACGCGCAAGAGAGCTACGTTGTGCCGCGATCACAGGGTAATCTTGATAATCTAATAGGGCATCTAAGGCACGCACAGCAAGATCTGCAAGTTCATCTAATTCATCAAGGTTTGCAATCGCCCCTAAGTTGAAGGCTGAAAGGGTACAAAGGGCAATTTCACCTTCTTCATCGTGAATATGAGAAAGTGGCTTAGTTGGCAATGCGATTTCTAAACAAAGGTTAGATTGACGCACCGGCGCAACGCTTGGATCAAATGGCGAGTGCGTATTACAGTGATCCACATTCTGAATATAGATACGCCCAGTTGAAGCACGTTCTTGCATTAATAGGGAGAACAGTTCAACGGCTTTCACGCTGCGTTTACGAATGTCTGGATCTTGTTCGTATTGGGTGTAAAGACGCTCAAACTCATCTTGATCGGCAAAGAATGCTTCATATAACCCCGGCACATCAGAAGGGCTAAATAAGGTGATTTCGCCGCCTTTGATTAAGCGTTGATACATTAATTTGTTAAGCTGAACACCGTAATCCATATGACGAACACGGTTATCTTCCACACCACGGTTATTTTTTAAGACTAACAGGCTTTCCACTTCCAAGTGCCAAATTGGGTAGTAAACGGTGGCCGCTCCACCACGCACCCCGCCTTGTGAGCAGGATTTTACCGCAGTTTGGAAATATTTATAGAATGGGATACAGCCTGTATGGAATGCTTCCCCGCCACGGATTTGGCTACCCAAGGCACGAATCGCTCCGGCGTTTACGCCAATTCCAGCGCGTTGAGAAACATATTTCACAATGGCAGAGGCAGTCGCATTAATAGAATCTAAACTATCACCACATTCAATTAACACACAAGAACTGAATTGGCGTGTTGGTGTACGCACCCCAGCCATAATTGGTGTAGGCAGAGAAATTTTAAATGTCGATGTCGCATCATAGAAACGGCGTACATAATCTAAGCGCGTTTCTTTTGGATAGGTTGAGAACAAACTTGCCGCCACCAAAATATATAAGAACTGGGCAGATTCATAAATCTCACCTGTGACACGATTTTGTACTAAATATTTGCCTTCAAGCTGTTTGACTGCTGCATAAGAGAATGTCATATCACGCCAGTGATCTAAAAAGCCGTCCATTTCGTCCCATTCTTCACGGCTATAATCGGTCAGTAAGGCTTGATCATACTTGCCTAAACGCACCAATTTTTTAACGTGATCATATAAACGCGGAGGATCAAAATGCCCATAGGCTTTTTTACGCAAATGGAAAACCGCAAGGCGTGCGGCTAAATATTGATAATCAGGCGTATCTTTGCTGATTAAATCTGCGGCGGCTTTAATAATGGTTTCGTGAATATCCGAAGTGCGAATCCCCTCATAAAATTGAATATGGGAACGCAATTCTACTTGAGAAACAGAAACGTTATCCAATCCCTCTGCTGCCCAAGTGATCACTCGGTGAATTTTATCTAAATCGATGGGTTCTTGTTTTCCGTCACGTTTGGTGACCATCATAGCTTTATTCATAGACATTCCGATTTGTTGGTGTTGCGTAAAAACACAAGATATAGTGGTTTATTGAAAACGCGGTACAAGATAATGTGTTATTAACGAAACTGCAAGCACTAAATTTTACGTCCAATTCTTGACATAAACTAAGTTATTTATAAATAAGCAAAAATCATAGAAATGAATTTACCCCTTATTTTTATCAGGAATTAAAAAGCAAAGTGCGGTTAAAAAATGTGTGAAAAATCACAAATTTTTCAATAACTAAGAGAAATTTGCCGATTTTTATTGACCTATTTTTCCCTTATATGTTAGAAAAACTTACTGATGATATTGCTTTTTCTTATTACAAAGAAATGATCCATTTGGGTGTTTATTTTCAAGCCCGTTATTTTGACTAGGAGAGATTAATGGTTCGATACATTCGATACTTTATGAAATTAGAAGCAGCCAGCGGAATGTTATTGCTGTTTTTCGCTGCCTTTGCCATTTTATTGGCAAACACGCCCTTGAGCCGTTTTTATTTTAGTTTTCTTGATGCGCCAGTGGTGATCCAATTTGGTTCTATTGTACAAATCAACAAACCACTCTTGATGTGGGTGAATGATGGCTTTATGGCGGTATTTTTTGTCCTTGTGGGATTAGAAGTAAAACGAGAATTGCTCACAGGGGCAATTTCAAGCTATCAAAAAGCCATTTTCCCAGCCATTGCCGCCTTGGGAGGAATGATTGTGCCAGCGGCAATTTATTGGTTTGTCACCAAGGATACCCCACAATATCAAGATGGCTGGGCAATTCCAATGGCAACAGACATTGCCTTTGCACTGGGCGTATTAGGTTTGCTTGGGAGTCGTGTGCCTTTCGCATTAAAAGTGTTTTTGCTTGCACTAGCGATTATTGATGATTTAGGCGCGATTATTGTGATTGCGTTGTTCTTCTCACAGGATTTGAGTACGCGCGCGTTAATTTTAGCGAGTATTGCCATTGTGGGGTTGATTTTGCTTAATCGCTTTAAAGTATCCAATTTAGGGCCTTATGTGATTGTCGGCTTAGTGTTATGGGTATCCGTGCTAAAATCGGGCGTACACGCCACCTTAGCTGGCGTTATCATTGGGTTTAGTATTCCACTCAAAGGGAAAAATGGCAGAAAAGTGTTGCACGATATGGAACATATTTTAGCCCCTTGGTGTTCATTCTTTATTTTGCCCCTGTTTGCCTTTTCCAACGCGGGAGTATCCTTAGCAGGAATGGGGATAGAGACGTTAAGCTCACCGCTCACTTTAGGCGTGATCTTAGGATTATTACTTGGAAAACCGCTTGGTGTCTTTTTATTTAGTTATTTATCGGTGTTATTTCGTCTTGCGAAATTGCCTGAAGGAATTAATTTTAAACAGATTTTTGCCATTGCCTTGCTATGCGGTATTGGATTTACAATGTCAATGTTCTTGGCGGGGCTCGCCTTTGGTGGTGATGGGGCAAGTGAAATGGCAAGTTTTGCCCGTGTAGGTATTTTGCTAGGCTCAGCGATTTCAGCGGTAGGAGGGTATTTCTTATTAAAGGTCTGTACGAAACCTAAGGAATAATATGAGGTAAAAAATCGGGCTATTCTAAGTAGCTCGATTTTTTTAATACTATTTTTTCAATGTTGGAATATATTCCGCTAATCCTTTGATTTCTTCTTCACTTAAACGAGATTTTGCGGCATTGCCCGCACCGACAATTTCACCCGCTTTGCGTTTTTCAAGTGCGGTGAGAATTTCTTCAGTTTTTAAGTTATTGATCATTGCAGATTGATTTAATGCCGATTTTTCCCCTTGCTTGCCGTGGCACATTGCACAAGTGCGGTTAAAAATCTTTTGCGTATGTTCTAGGCTTTCATCGGCTTGGCTATTGAATGCCAATAGCGTGCCTGCAATAAAAAATAGAGTCGAAGCGTAACCTTTCATTATTTTTCCTCAAAGAATGTTCGTAATTCGTTTTCTGGGATTAAACCCTCAAATTTATAAAGGATTTTTCCCTTAGGATCAAGCAAGAATGAGGTTGGTGTGCCAACCAACTGATAACGTTCAGCGGTAATATTAAGCTGATCTTTGACAATTGGCAGAGTCAGTTGATTTTTTTCTACCACCGCTTGTGTGTTACCACGTTCCCCATCAATATTAATGGCTAAAAGTTGTAATGTATTGGGATAGTTTTGGGAAAATTGCTGTAATAATTTCATCTCAACAATACAGATGCCGCAGGTTTCCGACCAAAAATTGATCAGCAATTTTTTCCCTGCAAATTGGC includes the following:
- the nrdA gene encoding class 1a ribonucleoside-diphosphate reductase subunit alpha, producing MNKAMMVTKRDGKQEPIDLDKIHRVITWAAEGLDNVSVSQVELRSHIQFYEGIRTSDIHETIIKAAADLISKDTPDYQYLAARLAVFHLRKKAYGHFDPPRLYDHVKKLVRLGKYDQALLTDYSREEWDEMDGFLDHWRDMTFSYAAVKQLEGKYLVQNRVTGEIYESAQFLYILVAASLFSTYPKETRLDYVRRFYDATSTFKISLPTPIMAGVRTPTRQFSSCVLIECGDSLDSINATASAIVKYVSQRAGIGVNAGAIRALGSQIRGGEAFHTGCIPFYKYFQTAVKSCSQGGVRGGAATVYYPIWHLEVESLLVLKNNRGVEDNRVRHMDYGVQLNKLMYQRLIKGGEITLFSPSDVPGLYEAFFADQDEFERLYTQYEQDPDIRKRSVKAVELFSLLMQERASTGRIYIQNVDHCNTHSPFDPSVAPVRQSNLCLEIALPTKPLSHIHDEEGEIALCTLSAFNLGAIANLDELDELADLAVRALDALLDYQDYPVIAAQRSSLARRSLGIGVINFAYYLAKNGVRYSDGSANDLTHRTFEAIQYYLLKASMNLAKEMGACEYFDQTTYAQGILPIDTYKKDVDTLTQEPLHYDWESLRQDIKTFGLRNSTLTALMPSETSSQISNATNGIEPPRGHVSIKASKDGILKQVVPDYENLSENYELLWDIPNNDGYLHLVGIMQKFVDQSISANTNYDPQRFEEGKVPMKVLLKDLLTAYKYGVKTLYYQNTRDGAEDSQEDLDDGCSGGACKI
- the nhaA gene encoding Na+/H+ antiporter NhaA translates to MVRYIRYFMKLEAASGMLLLFFAAFAILLANTPLSRFYFSFLDAPVVIQFGSIVQINKPLLMWVNDGFMAVFFVLVGLEVKRELLTGAISSYQKAIFPAIAALGGMIVPAAIYWFVTKDTPQYQDGWAIPMATDIAFALGVLGLLGSRVPFALKVFLLALAIIDDLGAIIVIALFFSQDLSTRALILASIAIVGLILLNRFKVSNLGPYVIVGLVLWVSVLKSGVHATLAGVIIGFSIPLKGKNGRKVLHDMEHILAPWCSFFILPLFAFSNAGVSLAGMGIETLSSPLTLGVILGLLLGKPLGVFLFSYLSVLFRLAKLPEGINFKQIFAIALLCGIGFTMSMFLAGLAFGGDGASEMASFARVGILLGSAISAVGGYFLLKVCTKPKE
- a CDS encoding c-type cytochrome produces the protein MKGYASTLFFIAGTLLAFNSQADESLEHTQKIFNRTCAMCHGKQGEKSALNQSAMINNLKTEEILTALEKRKAGEIVGAGNAAKSRLSEEEIKGLAEYIPTLKK
- a CDS encoding TlpA family protein disulfide reductase encodes the protein MQLRHSLKLGLLSAVLFLLISCKDQTANIGSQAPDIAVFDLQGNKVELSQFAGKKLLINFWSETCGICIVEMKLLQQFSQNYPNTLQLLAINIDGERGNTQAVVEKNQLTLPIVKDQLNITAERYQLVGTPTSFLLDPKGKILYKFEGLIPENELRTFFEEK